From Quercus robur chromosome 8, dhQueRobu3.1, whole genome shotgun sequence:
taaaacccaaaatccaaaccCCACCATAGCAACCACCACACTGCGTCGGCGCCACCCACCAGCCCAAAACCCACTCCCACACAAATCACAACCCACCTGATGCACACGACCCACATGACCCACGTGACCCACCACTAACCCATTGCGATCTCCATCGCTAACACCCTGCAAAGCCACATAATCTTCACCCATAAACacaataaaaacccaaaatcaggAAGCTCGATTCTCCTCTAGGTagctcaatttttttaaagcttgAAGGAAGCGGATTTTGTTGGAATTTTTGAGGACTTGGATCAGGGAATGGTGAGTGACTATGGCCTGGCTTGGTGATGGGGGTCCAACCATGATGGTTTTGAAGAAATGAGAGAGTAGAATAAGAGAGAAGGGAGAATGATGGaatgaaagagagaggagatgagaaactaaagagagagagagagagagaaaaaaaaaaaagaagatatttggaataaaatataatttttatgtttacaaTGGTGTTATAGTGCCATCATAAATgcacaattgtaaaaaattttgggattggaAGACTGGATAATGGGCTGTTTTTGTGCCTTGATGCTAAAATATACCAACATATGGCATATGGAAGACCGGATGATAATGCTTAAATGAAAACTAAACAAGGATGCGAAAGTAGCTACATTAAGACACCATGTGGGCTGCACGTAATTATCAATAATAAACTTGAGTTTAGGAGTTAGTGGGTCAACTAcaaaatttgtattaaaaaaaaattttaattgttgacAGAATAAATTAGTAGTTCAGATTGAATTTGAAAACCAAACTAAACTACAAAGACTAAGACCATATGACTGTatctttgtctttcttttatatCAATTTCTCTTCACTTGCCTCTCTGCTACCTTCTTTTTTAGCagttccattttatttttttttttggttctcttctTTATTATGATATTCTTGCTTTATTATTCCTTCCCTTTCATGTAAAAGGCAACAAATTCAGcccctaaaaactaaaaagtcaaGCAGAGATTTTAGCCCACTTGCTAATAAGTATGGGGGAAGACAGACAAGTCCCTTCAAACTTCTCTTAtatctttttgtaattttgaaaatctaattgttagattgaattttctttatattcttaacacgcATGTCAAATGTTATtcaaatcggatgttatttactatttgataaataaacttattttttatgaaaattttataccaaaaaacgtgaaattgaaacttttgattgatgatatacctattgatttttgattttctattgaTCTTTTATCTTcttaataagaacatgcaatccaacaattacattttttaaattcatgtctaataaaaagatataaaaagatATAGAAAGAGTTTGAAAggtttctctgtttcttttcaaacatgtttggagagaaacctttTCGGGGAGGACGGTATGCAATAGGTCCACAACAAAAAATTGGCTACTATGATAGAACGAAATCTCAAAAATCCTAATCTACCTGCATAATGCTTAAGTAATGCTacttacacaaaaaaattgacaacttttttcactTCTTATTGAGTTGGCAAATTTTCATTAGTTCTCATCTGAATCTACCTTGGACACCATTTTTGTACCTACCACTAACAATCTGCCAAACTAATAggtgtcaaattttgtgtgaCTCTAGATTTTCCCATAATGCTCCCCCTAAGGGTCCGTTTGATTGGAGGGGTGAAAAagtaggaggatagaaaatggtgggtggatggaaaagtaggaggatagaagaatttttattttctccccTTTTTGGTTGGTTAGGTGTGGAAAAGtgaagggataaaaaaaaaagtttgaataaatttactcatatatccTTATTAAAGAATTATgccaaattaaaacaaaaaagtgacaaataaccaCACAAAAAGAGCAATCactcaaatttattataaaaataaaaatcatgtaccaaaaaaaaaaaaatcacatctagtaaaaaaaaaaaaaaggcaacatTAATgccccaagaaaaaaaaaaaaaaaaaaaaaaaacatggacaTTTCTGTCAATCAAGAGAAAATTATCTCCACtcaatttttcttctattttggagagaaaatattttgatgGGTCCAAGGTGAAAACACCTGAGCCtcaccatttattttcttttcgtCCTACTTAACCAAAcacacttcaaaaaaattttcattcttattttctctccaaaattttccatccaccttatttcacctccaaacaaacatatCTTAAGGCTTGAACTCGTGGTGCCTCCCTCCTCCTAACCATTAATAAAACAACGAACTCGTCGGAAGATTAACAATATTACAATAATTGGCATAGTTTCGGGTGTAGTTTCCCGCATAGTCTTTATCTCTATTGTCGTTTTCTTCATCTTCCGTAGGGTTAAGGGAGCCAAGGACGGAGACTACGGTAATAAGAATACTTGGTGGGGCCCACTGGCGGAGCCAGCATGGGGCCAgggggggcaattgccccccctgactttgtaaaaaaattccccAAACTACTAGTTTTGTAGGGGGGCATTACATTGTTTATTTAAGGTGCTTGACACTTTGACCCACCCTTTTgacatgaaaaagagaaaaatctaGTCAACTCCACCCTTAAAGAAGCAAACTGGAAAGTAAGGAAAAAAGTTTTCCTGAAAagctaaagtaaaaaaaaaaaaaaaatgataaaaatataaataagtgctatatttaaaatatttttataacaaattatatgtGTAAGATgtaattggttttaatttgaacttaccactaaaattagttttttttttttcttttttttgagaaaccattaagaaaatattgtatACATAACATATCCCTTATTTTTTACCTATTACATTATTCATGGAATTTGTCTTTCTTGTTCATATCTCATAAATGACTTGTCCCATAAATAGATAGTGAAATGccatttaatatattttttttaacaatatgcaacatttactttttattaaatttgtttacaattgtttttttattttgttactatAGTcgattaatgtttttttttttttttaatactatctTCTAATCTTGCCATTCCTAAACTAAAAttctggctccgccactggtAGGCCTATCTACTTTCCATGCGATCAATTCAATGAAGACCCAGGGTCAACACTACCTTCTGATTTCTGTCGTTATTTTTCATTGGCTGAGATTAGAGCAGCCACCAACAATTTTGATAATGTTTTCATTATTGGTGTTGTGGGTTTGGTAACGTGTATAAAGGGTACATTGATGGATGGGCCAAGCCTGATCCTAGTTTATGATTATATGGCTCGTGAGATCCTCCGTGACGATCTCTACAATACTGATAATCCGTCTCTTTCCTGGAAAAACGAATGGAAATTTGTATTGGAGCAGCACGTGGGTTGAACTACCTTCGTACGGGCGCAAAGCACATGATCATTCATTGTGATGTGAAGACCACAGATACCTTATTCGACGAGGAATGGACCGCCAAGGTGTGTGATTTAGGCTTATCAAAATTGGGCCCTACTAGCTTGTCCAAGGACCACGTCAGTACATTGGTGAAGGGTAGTTTCGGATATTTGGATCCGGAATATTATCGACGTCAGCCGTTAACTGAGAAGTCTGATGTGTATTCTTTCGGTGTGATGTTGTGTGAAGCATTGTGTGCAAAGCCACCCATTACACGTACGGTGATAGAGGAGCAGGTCAACCCAGTGGACTGGGTCAATTACACGTATGGAAAGCTTAACGAAATTATTAATCCATTTCTGAAGGGTACAATTGCATTAGAATGCTTGAATAAATTTGTTGAGGTCACTACAAATTGTTTGCTTCACAATGGAACCGAACGCCCTTCGATGAACGATGTCGCGTGGGGCCTTGAGTTTGCATTGCTGTTGCAAGAGAATGCAGCAGATAAAGAGGTCATGCTTAATGGGGTTGAAATTGAGATGATGGATGCTGAGAAAGCTCTCATCCCTAACTCCGTAGTAGATGATAGTAGTGACATGATCAGTAGTAGCAGTGGACAAGAGTCTGATACCAATAGCAACACCAGGGTCACGTTTACAAGCAAGGAAGACCAAAGTTTTGCTAGTTTGGATTCGGATGGATTAATGTCTGTTGGGGCAGTGTTTTCTGAGATTTCTATTCCGAAACGTTGATAAAAGAAGGTGCTAGCTGAATTTTTAGCGTGTCTTAGCAAGTCATTTTATTTCACATATGGAGTATGTTTGATAAAATTACTACTTTTTAAATAAGAATATAAATATTGGCGTTCTTCTAGATGTTAACATTCCAGCATATATCATAATGTACTAGGGAGAGAGAGTGAATGAGACTGGCCTTGCGAATCATGTTTGTTGGATTGAGCTTCATCTTAGgtaaacaaattatatattcaaaGTATATACCGCTACTAATGTAGGCCATCCAATTTTTACTTCATGATCAATGTTAAGAACACCTTTGTTtggtaaaagtttttttttttttaatattttgggtCAATTCTCATTTTGACATCTAAATTGATTTTGTGCTTATTTCAGtccctaaaaacaaaaaatcacaaccATTTTGGTTCCAACAACTCGCTAACAGAAAAGTCATACCTAACAAACAGAGATACTGATGGTACAATAAATGTTGACATGGCTATTAAAATTAATCACACGCCGGCAtctgatttttaaaaatgaatttatcaatattaaaaaaaataagaaacataaaaacaaaattaaaaacataaattcaGATCATGTTGAACAACATGAATACACAAGAAATAAACCCAGatcacaagaacacaaacctagatcacaagaatttaaaaatgcaataaataaatactaagGAAGAACGAAGAACAAAGCCCAACTAGTAAATCAATAACAAATCATCTGTGCTACATCAAGAACAAATCCCAAACATCTACAAAACCAGTAAATCAAAACCTAACCAAATCAATAACAAAACATCTAAATCAtccaaaatcaacaacaaaGCTACAAACTCCCAAAGCCATCATCACAGCCTGCATACCCGAAGACAAAAAGACCATATGGGTGGCAAAAACACCCTTCTCTCCTAGCACAAAAATGCATAATGTTACTAACTGATCAGACCAACAAAACCTAACCTCTATGCTTCTATAAATTCTAGCCAAATCATCACACTACAGATCCTCAACAAACCCCAGAGAAAACCCAATCCAAGTGACCATCTgtgcttctctctctttttcagatCTGGACCAATCAAACCACCCAATCACTACTGATTTGGGTTTTCAACTGTGGgtttaaagagagagataaagatgATGATTTAGAGAGAGAACGAACCAGGCATCAAGAGTTTGAATCGAGAGAGCCTTAAGGATCTGGGTTTTTGGCTGATGGTGGCATGATCCGTGTTAACCCATGATCTGGGTTTTCGGCTGTTGGATGCGGTGGCAGTGGGAGGGACCAAAAGATCTTTAACCAAGAGAAAGAGcttgattgagagagagagagagagagagagagagagatatccaGCGGTTTGACAGAGACAAATCCAAAAGACTCTAGCGGTTTGATAGAgaaatttgggaaaaaattgacaaacagactatttttgggaaaaaattagGCGCGTGGCACGTGTTTAAAGTTATTTAATAAGTTGGACTctttttgaaaatcgagtttggcaaactcgactttcgattttttatttttttattagtttatatgttgatgtggcaatttttaaatgacaaataattttttaaataatatcttAATAGCTACGTTAGTGTTTCTTGTGCCAACAATGCACTCTATTTGCCACATAGGACTTATTTGTTAGTGGGTTTATACGTACCCAAAATATGGCTGTTGGGCTCAACCTCTAATTaagctcacaatctatttgtattgTGGGATTTGAGTTTCCTACTATGGGTAATCCTTTGCTCGGTAACTTAAATACACTCCTGTTTACCCAAGCCCTTCTCTTTTCCTCACAGAGTTGTTCCCTTTCTCCCTTAGAATGACTGCTATCTTCTCTTAACGTTCTCTCCAGAATTGCCAACCCCTTTTTCCCcattttcatttcttatttATAGCTCAAGATTAGTGGAGAGGTTATGATTATTCTAGGTTATTAGTGGGCATGGAGGTCCAATTCCATTGCCTTTAAGTAGATGTTTAGTTGGGAGTGGGAGTAGTGGCTTTGGAACTGGTTCCCACCTTAGAGGGATGTTCGGCAGCGATATTCCCTAGGACAATACCAGACAGTTGAGACATAGTATCCCCGAGCAATCACGTTCCCGACTAGGATGTGCTGGCTGGGCAAGTTTCTAGCTATGAACCATGAGGTGTATAGTTCAAGATCGCATGCCCAACGGGCTTTGGGTCAAGCATAGTGGCATGGATCCCGGGCCCATAGCCTCAGCAGGCCTATGGCCCAGCTTAGGACAAAGGGGCTGGAACCATGGGCCACACGGTAGGGTTGAAGTTCGTGGCCCAAGTGGGCCTAGGGACCCTTGTGCCATACAGGGTTAATGAcaaagaacaaaattgaaatgattttttgttttcaaagacTACAATAGGTGCAAAATCAATTTAGGACCAAAATGAGAATTGgtccaaaatgtagggaccactATGTGTGAGCAACTCAGTACATCAATAATAAGTTCTATTCATTCTTAAAGAATCAATGAAGTTGAGGTCCAAAGCAGAAATAATTATCTCAAGCATCTAACATGTATAACACATCTATTAccatttgaatttatattggGGTGTCACACACTTATAAGGGTCATGTATTGTAAAGTAATGATGCGTTTGGAAGAGGATATAAGATATTCTTTCTATCTATGTTTTTATaggattttatataattttatgaaataataAACTTACTTGAACTTCGTATccataatattaataaagttttttacCAATAAGAAGTCACAACCATCATTGTGTCATGCTAGTGAGAGAAGGAACAAGGCTagtaacttaaaattttagatatttggGGAAGATTTTTGTCATTATATtcatgctatatatatatatatatatatagaatattaagtatttttaacacacaaaaaCTTAGTATTAATTCTTATATTTGAATCTTAATTTACATCATTTGAAGGCAGTCATCGTTATttagtaatttataattttaaactattttattgacctaattaatttttttacactCTTTTGAGTGAACAAAAATCTCCAAATAGGCATagtgaaacaaaaaaaacaaaaaaaatcataattctatttttaataactttGGAGGTGTCATGTATAATTGATGTACAATAAAAATAGTGTTAATAGTGAGACTTTTTATTAGTCATGTGTTAATCACAATTAAACAATTGAATGAGTTGTGAaaacaaattgtgaaatttttggtgCCTCTAATGTTGCTCACCGCAAACTTGTAACATAGCacatctttaatatatatatatatatatatatatttttttttttttttttgagaaacaaacacacacacacaagggagagggaaaggggttctaacacaaaggcacaccacaactccactcaaaaatcatgataacttttaagggagggtggggcAAGTTATATAAATTGGCTAAAATCTATATAACTTTAATAGATTGGCTAAAATCACTCATAAGGGGTTCTAGCACATCTTTAATAGATTGGCTAAAATTCCAAGCCGTTATATAGAGGATttctctaattaaaaaattaattaaaaaaaatgcacacactacacatgcTTAATGTTATATATAGTGGCTACTTTTGAATTGataattcttttttcctttatagTGAAGGGATAGAGGGAGAAACAAGAGAAAATGGAAGTATAGTATAATACAGTAGGGTAAAGATgtatatgaccaaaatactttATCTAATTCTTTTGTCTAACATTTAGTGTGTTAATAAATGTTAAACAAAGAAGGGGCAGCTGTCGATATTGTATTTTGTCTAGTCTCGATTCATGCATTGAAACAAagatcagaaaaaaaaaaaaaaaaaaaaaagaaaaaaaaaaaaaaagaaaaagggtcaaaaataatgcaaaaacatgaatttcaaagccaaaaaaggaaaaaataaatataatatgttTGAATAGTAAATCAAAAAGTCACAACATTTGAAAAAGctatttcacaaaaaatttgactaaaacCCTAGTTAGGTGTGgtaaaaaagttgactttttgaATCAACTATTGATCGTGTTGGATTTTGGACTCCCTTGTAGAGCATATTTTTCCCTTCGAGAAAATAGTTTACGGGaaaaaattggagttaaaaTGGATGAGATATCACAAAAATATTGAAACCCTAATAAAGTCTTCACtacattttttagtaaaattgaCAGCTTTTTATTTGACTTCGTGTAATAAATTGTAACAATCGGGCAAGAACTGGAAGAAACGGGCTAGACTATATTGAAGAACAAGGTCTTAGCTAACTTTCACCAAAAGGGCTCGATGATATCAGCTTCGGattaaaatatatgaatatttCGAGGGAAGACATTCAAAATTTTTAGCTTTGCGTCACCTCCCTTCCAAGCGCGATATCTTGACAATTATAGCTCCAAATTGAATGAGGCTAGAACCATTGGAAACTATACATCTATAGATTTCTGTGCATATTGAATTTGAAGAAAAGAGAGCTCGGAAAGGCCTCTAAACAGCTGTACAAAAATCAAGCCAGAAATcagaaaagatgaaaaaggctGACAAGGCAGATGACGTGGTAAATAAGGATGGAGCTGGCATTGGTGTACCTTGGTACACCAATGCTAGGCCcctattcctttatttttgctacccccccccccccccctcattatatacaaaaaatatagaaaaaggGAGGTAGAAAATTTATGTAGAATTTGtgtaaggaagagagaaaaagtcaaaaaaaaaaaaaaaaaagagagagaagaaaaaaaaaaatcccttaggaaaaaaaaaaaaatctcttccCCTCTAGGAAACcctacataaaagaaaatgctccatccttttcttttgaaatccTTGTGGGTAAGGTTCTTTTGGGATGGGTTAGTTCCATCCCACCCCTTTTGTACAttgtaatcattttttttttccatatataaaaaGTTCATCTTTCCTTTACTTTGTTGTGTAAATAGTTGTTGTATTTTACtaagttcttgtatatattgtGCTTGTTTTAACCCCTTTCTCTTAAtgcttttaatatttattttggatattaTACTTGCTTTGTTCATCCTAGGTCATGAATGAGAAGTACCCTTAGGAGGAAGAAATCCCATACCACCTAGGCATCTAGGATTTTATTTACTTGCCTTTATTTTTAAtcccttttattttcttgcaaCATCCCCATCCCCTTTTACTTTTATTGCTcttatatatgtaaatatatgtatatattatatctagacaccaaaaaaaaaaaaagaagattttctaTCATCCTCTTTAAGTGGTGTTTAAACCCCCATCAGGGCACAATATAGGTATGTCTTATAAGAGTGGTGATGGCTTGAGAACTTCCACTTCTTTATTTTGAAAGATCCATAAGGCTTGAAAGGGGATTGGACTGTATTTAAGGAggaaataataacaaaaactgTTTCAACCAACTTTGCAATATCTAAAGATCTTAGAAattgtcttttgtctttttcaacCAACTTTAAAAACTGTTCCATAAAGTCTTTCtcaaaaaaggttttttttagaaaatgtcttttgtcttttaaaaattttcaaaaataaaatcttttctttatgtttctccctcctcaaaaaaaagaaaaaaaaaaaagagaaagtttcaaaagaaatattttttcaaaggaaaacccgaaaccctaaaaaaaaatatacactcGTTTTCAAAATGTTTTTCCCAAAGTATTTTCAAAGGTTCTTTCTTCAAAAtcctttttcaatattttttttagatggaacccgaattttttttttttaaatcttcttttttttcaaaaatctttttaaattgTTTCCTAAAAaatctgtttaaaaaaaaaaaaaaaaacagtttcatAAAGTAAAAAGTTGTTGTTTTCAAAACTGTTTTTCTGCACTGTATAAAACTATTTTCTGCATTAAATCAAAACTGTTTTCTGGAGTAAATAAAATCTGTTTTCCAAAAATTActgttttttaaaaagaaaatctgttttcaaatgaaattaaatcTGTTTTTTTAGGAGGGcaaaaactttaaaatgaaaaaaatggttttcaaagttgttttaaaattaatgttCTCCAAAgtgtttttaaaaacttttttttttttccaaaaaaggatgcttttaaagatttttttttttttttttaaatacgttccttaaaaaaaaaaaaaaaaaaaaaaaaaaggaataagtTTTTCATGAACCCTTTTTCCgtgtaaaaaaatgttataaaaaaataacgGTAACGTTGTAACTCTTTCCTtgtaaaccttttttttttatttattttatttttatttagtttatttttatttcatttattagAATAGTGGTAGATTGTGGATTTGCGTTCAAGACTCACTTTCTTGAGTCAAAGTAGTTTGTGGATTTGTGTTCAAAACTCATTTTCTTGAGCTTTGAACATCCCATAAGTATACATTGTTCTTAATAAATTTGGCACTAACAActttcttttgtcattttttttgcatgagcACAAAATGAGAAAATGGTGGATGACAACAAGGTGCTATTCTTCTAACCCCCTCTTTTCATTTCTTGGTGTTTTTCTTTGTATAGTTGTAGTGTTCACATGCTAGTTATATAATAAATAGATACTCACATGTTATTGTATAGTATGCTTGTATGCTTTTTCACATGTTACTTATATATACACTTAACATGTTTTGGTTgtatattttgatggagttatTATTCACATGATAATTATTATGTAAATAAATactcacatgtatatatatgtatattgtttgaaaaatctttttaaaaaaaaaaaaaatgccaagtatCTAATTTCTTTACCTAAAAATAATGTTTGGGGTTTAATTAAAACGAGGTATTATCTTTAGAtaggcgttgtggggtgcctaacacattCCCCACACATAACCAAACTTCTGAGTCTCAGATCTTTGGTTCAAAGACTTTTGATTTACCTCAATTAATAAATCttttaaaatttggtttaattaattaggtaacTTAAAATAAGTTAGACTtctaggtgaccaatcacacttAATACAAAACCAATCGTTGGTGGcaactcctaaaataaaaataagaaaaagggactctcacacacacaccccACTCTAGATACACCATCACACATGAGTTACGTCGCCAAGGACTCAATATGTGACAAATGACG
This genomic window contains:
- the LOC126696265 gene encoding receptor-like protein kinase FERONIA, producing MEICIGAARGLNYLRTGAKHMIIHCDVKTTDTLFDEEWTAKVCDLGLSKLGPTSLSKDHVSTLVKGSFGYLDPEYYRRQPLTEKSDVYSFGVMLCEALCAKPPITRTVIEEQVNPVDWVNYTYGKLNEIINPFLKGTIALECLNKFVEVTTNCLLHNGTERPSMNDVAWGLEFALLLQENAADKEVMLNGVEIEMMDAEKALIPNSVVDDSSDMISSSSGQESDTNSNTRVTFTSKEDQSFASLDSDGLMSVGAVFSEISIPKR